A genomic window from Periweissella cryptocerci includes:
- a CDS encoding ABC transporter ATP-binding protein, giving the protein MIELKHVNKMYGQQAALKDLNLSIKSGQIFGLLGHNGAGKSTVIKSLVSIIQPTHGSIEFDGVDLATERLAIKRRIGYVADSPDIFLQLTPNEYWQLIGAAYELAPDYQAKRLDELVTLFDLNGKENETIAEFSHGMREKTMIIGALLSDPDIWILDEPIQGLDPQAAFDLKALMKAHAAKGKTVIFSTHVLDTAQEICDEIAILKKGELIYNGTMTDLLATQPTESLETIYLQMAGRHGNDAATMASEALTHE; this is encoded by the coding sequence ATGATTGAATTAAAGCATGTCAATAAAATGTATGGACAACAAGCCGCGCTCAAAGATTTAAATTTATCAATAAAGAGTGGTCAAATTTTTGGCCTGCTGGGACACAATGGTGCTGGTAAATCGACAGTGATTAAAAGCTTAGTTAGCATTATCCAACCAACTCACGGCTCAATCGAGTTTGACGGCGTTGATTTAGCAACTGAACGGTTAGCGATTAAACGGCGCATTGGCTACGTGGCAGACTCACCAGACATATTTCTCCAATTGACGCCTAACGAATACTGGCAATTAATTGGCGCTGCTTATGAACTAGCACCTGATTATCAAGCTAAACGACTGGATGAATTGGTGACCTTATTTGATTTAAACGGCAAAGAAAATGAAACGATTGCGGAATTTTCCCACGGGATGCGCGAAAAAACGATGATTATTGGGGCACTGCTTTCTGACCCTGATATTTGGATTTTAGATGAACCAATTCAGGGATTGGATCCCCAAGCCGCCTTTGATTTGAAGGCGTTGATGAAAGCACATGCGGCCAAGGGCAAGACAGTCATTTTTTCAACCCACGTTTTAGATACGGCCCAAGAAATCTGTGATGAAATTGCAATTTTGAAAAAGGGCGAGTTAATCTACAACGGTACGATGACTGACTTATTGGCCACACAACCGACGGAATCACTTGAAACCATCTACCTCCAAATGGCGGGGCGTCATGGCAATGATGCGGCGACGATGGCGAGCGAGGCGCTTACGCATGAATAG
- a CDS encoding ribonuclease G gives MENQMTPPEFNNAPEPDSFEKLKQYREQKTDFADDISRLHKWNWGAFSFGWIWGVGNNAYIMLLGLIPVVNLVMAIVGGINGNRWAYQNGDWRSVDEYLRAQRSWDTAGKVQFFIALGVFGLYAVVLIIGLVLGLLGSFD, from the coding sequence ATGGAAAATCAAATGACGCCACCAGAATTTAATAATGCACCAGAACCAGATTCGTTTGAAAAACTAAAACAATATCGGGAGCAGAAAACTGATTTTGCCGACGATATCAGCCGTTTGCACAAATGGAATTGGGGCGCTTTTAGTTTCGGTTGGATTTGGGGTGTCGGCAACAACGCCTATATCATGCTGCTCGGGCTCATTCCGGTTGTTAACTTGGTGATGGCGATTGTCGGTGGTATCAACGGTAATCGGTGGGCATATCAGAACGGTGACTGGCGGTCAGTTGACGAATATCTGCGTGCCCAACGCTCATGGGACACGGCCGGTAAGGTGCAATTTTTCATCGCACTGGGTGTTTTTGGCCTATACGCTGTAGTCCTTATCATTGGCTTGGTTCTTGGCTTACTGGGATCTTTTGATTAG